A DNA window from Bradyrhizobium barranii subsp. barranii contains the following coding sequences:
- a CDS encoding molybdopterin-dependent oxidoreductase codes for MSFEVNGKTFPQEPRAGQCLRTFLRELGHFGVKKGCDAGDCGACTVLLDGEPVHSCLIPAFRAEGRAVTTIEGLGGDHGAHPMQQAFLDAQGFQCGFCTAGMILTCASLNQAQRTDLGSALKGNICRCTGYRSIEDALLGKTNVEESVEPGAAFGRSLPAPAGPDVVRGKAHYTFDTQIDGLLHIKLLRSPHAHAKIVAIDKSDALCVPGVHAVLTHEDAPSVLISTARHEKDWMDPEDTRILDDVVRFIGQKVAAVVAESEAAAEEACRRLKVDYEILPALIDPEQAMAPGAPVIHPDRTTANRIADPQRNLAAETHGEYGDVAAAIATSAVTYEATFYSHRVQHAALETHGGLAWLDASGVLNVRTSTQVPFLTRRALSDIFELPLDKVRVFCERVGGGFGGKQEMFVEDILALATLKTGRPVKLELTREEQFIATSTRHPMRVHIKAGADADGRLTALQLEVLSNTGAYGNHAGPVMFHSLSESIAVYNCPNKKVDGFAVYTNTVPSGAFRGYGLPQTQIAIEAAIDELARQLGINPYDMRRRNVVKPGDPMLSPPPSEFHDVLYGSYGLDQCLDLVERAMQADGPQPDLTPEWLIGDGVALTMIDTVPPAGHLADAMIVLNDDGGFDLTVGTAEFGNGTSTVHRQIAATTLATTVDRIRLRQSDTAHGGHDTGAYGSAGTFVAGKATHAAAMQLATELIAVAASAWLCDAASCTLDDEAVVSGVRRMSFAELAKLARERGQPFTASGNSEGTPRSVGFNVQGFRVAVNKGTGEIKILRSVQAADAGVVANPMQCRGQVEGGVAQAIGAALYEEMVIDATGRVTNPKFRDYHLPSFADVPRTEVFFAETSDTIGPLGAKSMSESPYNPVTAALGNAIADATGIRFTAPPFKPDRLFPALHEKFGN; via the coding sequence ATGAGTTTCGAGGTCAACGGCAAGACGTTCCCGCAAGAGCCGCGCGCCGGCCAGTGCCTGCGCACGTTCTTGCGCGAGCTCGGCCATTTCGGCGTGAAGAAGGGCTGCGATGCCGGCGATTGCGGCGCCTGCACCGTGCTGCTCGACGGCGAGCCGGTGCACAGCTGCCTGATCCCGGCGTTCCGCGCCGAGGGGCGCGCCGTCACCACGATCGAAGGGCTCGGTGGCGACCATGGCGCGCATCCGATGCAGCAGGCCTTCCTCGACGCGCAAGGCTTCCAATGCGGCTTCTGCACCGCCGGCATGATCCTGACCTGCGCCTCGCTGAACCAGGCGCAGCGTACCGACCTCGGATCGGCGCTGAAGGGCAATATCTGTCGCTGCACCGGCTATCGCTCGATCGAGGACGCGCTGCTCGGCAAGACCAATGTCGAGGAGAGCGTCGAGCCCGGCGCCGCCTTCGGCCGCAGCCTTCCGGCGCCCGCAGGCCCCGATGTCGTGCGCGGCAAGGCGCACTACACCTTCGACACGCAGATCGACGGACTGCTGCACATCAAGCTGCTCCGCTCGCCGCACGCCCACGCGAAAATCGTCGCGATCGACAAGTCGGACGCGCTATGCGTGCCCGGCGTGCACGCGGTCCTGACGCATGAGGATGCACCTTCGGTCCTGATCTCTACCGCGCGGCATGAGAAGGACTGGATGGATCCGGAGGATACCCGCATCCTCGATGACGTCGTCCGCTTCATCGGCCAGAAGGTCGCCGCCGTCGTCGCCGAGAGCGAGGCCGCCGCCGAGGAGGCGTGCCGGCGGCTGAAGGTCGATTACGAAATCCTGCCCGCGTTGATCGACCCGGAGCAGGCGATGGCGCCGGGTGCACCTGTCATTCATCCTGACCGCACCACAGCGAACCGCATCGCCGATCCCCAGCGTAACCTCGCGGCGGAGACCCATGGCGAATACGGCGACGTGGCGGCGGCAATCGCGACGTCTGCCGTCACCTATGAGGCGACCTTCTACAGCCACCGCGTGCAGCACGCGGCGCTGGAGACCCATGGCGGCCTCGCCTGGCTCGATGCTTCAGGCGTGCTCAATGTCCGTACCTCCACGCAGGTGCCGTTCCTGACCCGCCGCGCGCTGTCGGACATCTTTGAGCTCCCCTTGGACAAGGTCCGCGTGTTCTGTGAACGCGTCGGCGGCGGCTTTGGCGGCAAGCAGGAGATGTTCGTCGAGGACATTCTGGCGCTGGCTACGCTCAAGACCGGACGACCGGTCAAGCTGGAGCTGACCCGCGAGGAGCAGTTCATCGCGACCTCGACGCGGCATCCGATGCGGGTCCACATCAAGGCCGGCGCCGATGCCGACGGCCGGCTCACCGCGCTCCAGCTCGAGGTGCTCTCCAACACCGGCGCCTACGGCAATCACGCCGGCCCCGTGATGTTCCACTCGCTGTCCGAGTCCATCGCTGTCTACAACTGTCCGAACAAGAAGGTCGATGGCTTCGCCGTCTACACCAACACGGTGCCGTCGGGCGCGTTTCGCGGCTATGGCCTGCCCCAAACGCAGATCGCGATCGAAGCCGCGATCGACGAATTGGCACGGCAGCTCGGTATCAACCCCTACGACATGCGCCGGCGCAACGTCGTCAAACCAGGCGATCCCATGCTGTCGCCGCCGCCGTCCGAATTTCATGACGTGCTCTATGGCTCCTACGGGCTCGACCAGTGCCTCGACCTCGTCGAACGCGCCATGCAGGCCGACGGCCCGCAGCCGGACCTGACGCCGGAGTGGCTGATCGGCGACGGCGTCGCGCTGACCATGATCGACACGGTGCCGCCGGCCGGCCATCTCGCGGATGCGATGATCGTACTCAACGACGACGGCGGCTTCGACCTCACCGTCGGCACCGCCGAGTTCGGTAACGGCACCAGCACCGTGCACCGGCAGATCGCGGCGACGACGCTCGCAACCACCGTCGACCGCATCCGCCTGCGCCAGTCCGACACCGCCCATGGTGGCCACGACACCGGCGCCTATGGCAGTGCGGGCACCTTCGTTGCGGGCAAGGCAACGCATGCGGCCGCGATGCAGCTCGCGACCGAACTGATCGCTGTGGCCGCCAGCGCCTGGCTGTGCGACGCCGCGAGCTGCACGCTCGACGACGAAGCAGTCGTCAGCGGCGTGCGGCGCATGTCCTTTGCCGAGCTGGCGAAGCTTGCGCGCGAACGCGGGCAGCCGTTCACGGCCAGCGGCAATTCCGAGGGGACGCCGCGCTCAGTCGGCTTCAACGTCCAGGGCTTTCGCGTTGCCGTGAACAAGGGCACCGGCGAGATCAAGATTCTCCGGAGCGTGCAGGCGGCGGACGCCGGCGTCGTCGCCAATCCCATGCAGTGCCGCGGCCAGGTCGAGGGCGGCGTCGCGCAGGCGATCGGGGCGGCGCTCTACGAGGAGATGGTGATCGACGCTACCGGCCGCGTCACCAACCCGAAATTCCGCGACTACCACCTGCCCTCCTTCGCAGACGTTCCGCGCACGGAGGTCTTCTTTGCCGAGACCTCCGACACGATCGGGCCGCTCGGCGCCAAGTCGATGAGCGAGAGCCCCTACAATCCGGTCACCGCTGCGCTCGGCAATGCGATCGCTGATGCCACCGGCATCCGCTTCACCGCGCCGCCGTTCAAGCCGGACCGGCTGTTTCCGGCGCTGCACGAGAAGTTTGGGAATTAA
- a CDS encoding BMP family ABC transporter substrate-binding protein has protein sequence MRKSLLALAAGLLLAGSVSAASAADKLKVGFIYLGPIGDLGWTYQHDLARQALVKELGDKIETTYLENVPEGPDAERSIEQLVRAGNKLIFTTSFGYMDPTLKVAKKYPNVHFEHATGYKRNPNMSTYSAKWWQGRYIQGLIAAKMSKSGVLGYIGSFPIPEVVSGINATILAAQTINPNIKVKIIWANTWFDPGKEADAAKALIDQGADVIMQHTDSPAAMQIASERGKLAFGQDSEMIKFGPKTQLTSILDTWGPYYIERVKAELAGTWKSEDSWGGLDSHMFAMAPYTNMPDDVKKLAEDAQAAITAGKLHPFKCPVVGQDGKPVECKGGDHLDDGQILGMNFYVKGIDDKLPGK, from the coding sequence ATGAGGAAATCACTTCTTGCGCTGGCTGCCGGGCTTTTGCTTGCCGGAAGCGTCAGTGCAGCCTCCGCCGCCGACAAGCTGAAAGTCGGTTTCATCTATCTGGGTCCGATCGGAGACTTGGGCTGGACCTACCAGCACGACCTCGCGCGCCAGGCCCTGGTGAAGGAGCTGGGCGACAAGATCGAGACCACCTATCTCGAGAACGTGCCCGAAGGTCCCGACGCCGAGCGCTCCATCGAGCAGCTCGTCCGCGCCGGCAACAAGCTGATCTTCACGACCTCGTTCGGCTACATGGACCCGACGCTGAAGGTCGCCAAGAAATATCCGAACGTGCATTTCGAGCACGCCACCGGCTACAAGCGCAACCCGAACATGTCGACCTACTCGGCCAAATGGTGGCAGGGCCGCTACATCCAGGGCCTGATCGCGGCCAAGATGTCGAAGTCCGGGGTGCTCGGCTATATCGGCTCGTTCCCGATTCCGGAGGTCGTCTCCGGCATCAACGCGACGATCCTCGCGGCGCAGACCATCAACCCGAACATCAAGGTCAAGATCATCTGGGCCAACACCTGGTTCGACCCGGGCAAGGAGGCCGACGCCGCCAAGGCACTGATCGACCAGGGCGCCGACGTGATCATGCAGCACACGGATTCGCCCGCGGCGATGCAGATTGCCAGCGAACGCGGCAAGCTTGCTTTCGGCCAGGATTCCGAGATGATCAAGTTCGGGCCGAAGACCCAGCTCACCTCGATCCTGGACACCTGGGGCCCTTACTACATCGAGCGTGTCAAGGCCGAGCTCGCCGGCACCTGGAAGTCCGAGGACAGCTGGGGTGGCCTCGACAGCCATATGTTTGCGATGGCGCCCTACACCAACATGCCTGACGACGTGAAGAAGCTCGCCGAGGATGCCCAGGCCGCGATCACAGCGGGCAAGCTGCATCCGTTCAAGTGCCCGGTCGTTGGGCAGGACGGCAAGCCGGTCGAGTGCAAAGGTGGCGATCACCTCGATGACGGCCAGATTCTCGGCATGAATTTCTATGTCAAAGGCATCGACGACAAGCTTCCGGGCAAGTAG
- a CDS encoding ABC transporter permease: MQLVLEKRVERSNTIALVSPLIAIGLTIATMTVLFAILGKNPLLALQAYFIAPLTDDYSLQEIAVKATPLVMIAIGLSLCYLANAWNIGAEGQFLIGAVAGSWIAVKTQGTDAGAWVLPVMLVLAAAAGALYALIPAICKVKFGASEILTSLMLVYVADLFLDYLVRGPWRDPHGFNFPTTAEFDPVATVPLLIEGGRLHLGSIIALLVVAAAAILLGRTIKGFGIRVVGAAPRAARFGGFNANQLVILTFAVSGALAGLAGIIEVAGPVGHLQPGISPGYGFTAIIVAFLGRLNPLGILIAGLFLALTFIGGEQAQIAMKIPLDVTKVFQGILLFYVLACDSLILYRFKLVLPNRQVPRGTG, encoded by the coding sequence ATGCAGTTGGTGCTTGAGAAGCGCGTCGAGCGTTCCAACACGATCGCGCTGGTCTCGCCGCTGATCGCGATCGGCCTCACGATCGCGACCATGACCGTCCTGTTCGCGATCCTCGGCAAGAATCCACTTCTCGCGCTGCAAGCCTATTTCATCGCGCCGTTGACCGACGACTATTCACTGCAGGAGATCGCGGTGAAGGCGACGCCTCTGGTGATGATCGCGATCGGGTTGTCGCTCTGCTATCTCGCCAATGCCTGGAACATCGGCGCCGAAGGGCAATTCCTGATCGGCGCGGTGGCCGGGAGCTGGATCGCGGTGAAGACGCAGGGCACCGATGCCGGCGCCTGGGTGCTTCCGGTCATGCTCGTGCTCGCCGCCGCGGCAGGCGCGCTCTATGCGCTGATCCCAGCGATCTGCAAGGTGAAGTTCGGCGCCAGCGAAATCCTGACCAGCCTGATGCTGGTCTATGTCGCCGACCTCTTCCTCGACTATCTCGTGCGCGGCCCCTGGCGCGATCCGCACGGCTTCAACTTCCCGACGACGGCGGAATTCGATCCTGTGGCGACAGTCCCGCTGCTGATCGAAGGCGGCCGGCTGCATCTCGGCTCGATCATCGCCCTGCTAGTCGTCGCGGCAGCCGCGATCCTGCTCGGCCGAACCATCAAGGGCTTTGGGATTCGCGTGGTCGGCGCGGCGCCGCGCGCGGCCCGGTTCGGCGGCTTCAACGCCAACCAGTTGGTCATCCTGACTTTCGCTGTGTCGGGCGCGCTCGCCGGGCTCGCCGGCATCATCGAGGTCGCGGGTCCGGTCGGGCATCTTCAGCCCGGCATCTCGCCCGGCTACGGCTTTACCGCGATCATCGTCGCCTTCCTCGGCCGGCTGAACCCGCTTGGAATATTAATTGCAGGCCTTTTCCTCGCATTGACCTTTATCGGCGGCGAGCAGGCGCAGATCGCGATGAAGATCCCGTTGGACGTCACCAAAGTTTTCCAGGGCATCCTCCTGTTCTACGTCCTCGCCTGCGATTCCCTCATTCTCTACCGCTTCAAGCTGGTGCTCCCGAACCGACAGGTGCCCCGTGGAACTGGTTGA
- a CDS encoding FAD binding domain-containing protein translates to MDLNTITTVAHPQTRAQLPAWAEGDAWLAGGTWLFSEPQVHLKRLIDLTDLKWPALTITDTHLTISATCTITQLDGFACPPDWLAAPLIGQCCRAFLASFKIWKTATVGGNLCMSLPAGPMISLTSALDGVCTIWKAGGGEEKIPVVDFVIGNQRNRLTPGDLIRQIDIPIAALKRRTAFRQISLAPVGRSAALLIGSLDSDGTLTLSVTASTVRPIQLSFRKAPDAGALRDAIAQQIPDDLYHTDIHGKPIWRKHMTLRLAEEIRGELLGATPS, encoded by the coding sequence ATGGATTTGAATACCATCACGACGGTGGCCCATCCGCAAACGCGCGCGCAACTGCCCGCCTGGGCGGAAGGTGATGCTTGGCTCGCGGGCGGCACCTGGCTGTTCTCGGAGCCGCAGGTCCACCTGAAGCGGCTGATCGATCTCACTGACCTGAAATGGCCGGCGCTGACGATCACCGACACCCATCTCACCATCTCCGCCACCTGCACCATCACGCAGCTCGACGGTTTCGCCTGCCCGCCCGACTGGCTCGCAGCCCCGCTGATCGGCCAGTGCTGCCGGGCTTTCCTTGCTTCATTCAAGATCTGGAAGACCGCGACGGTCGGCGGCAATCTCTGCATGTCGTTGCCGGCGGGACCGATGATCTCGCTCACATCAGCGCTGGACGGCGTCTGCACCATCTGGAAGGCCGGCGGCGGTGAAGAGAAGATACCCGTCGTCGACTTCGTCATTGGCAACCAGCGCAACCGCCTGACGCCAGGCGACCTGATCCGGCAGATCGATATCCCGATTGCCGCGCTGAAGCGCCGCACGGCCTTTCGCCAGATCTCGCTGGCCCCGGTCGGCCGCTCTGCGGCGCTTCTGATCGGCAGCCTGGATAGCGATGGCACGCTGACGCTGTCGGTGACCGCATCGACGGTGCGACCGATCCAGCTGTCCTTTCGCAAGGCCCCGGACGCGGGCGCGCTTCGCGACGCGATCGCGCAGCAGATCCCGGATGATCTGTACCACACCGACATCCACGGCAAGCCGATCTGGCGCAAGCATATGACGCTAAGGCTCGCCGAGGAGATTCGCGGCGAGCTCCTGGGAGCGACGCCGTCATGA
- a CDS encoding 8-oxoguanine deaminase, with the protein MSDAKPIWIRDPLAILADGAERGIVVSDGRIVELVPAGGRPATANVAVFDAGEHVVLPGLINTHHHFYQTLTRALPVAMDRELFPWLQALYPVWARMTPEALELGVTVAMSELLLSGCTTTTDHHYVFPAGLEESVDIEVAVAKRLGVRVLLTRGSMNLSQRDGGLPPDSVVQDEDTILADSARVVAKHHQRGADAMVQIALAPCSPFSVTTSLMRATADLADKLHVRLHTHLAETEDENKFCQQMYGCRPLDYLEQCGWLNARTWLAHGIFFNAEEMKRLGKAKTTISHCACSNQILASGCCPVCEMEEAGVGIGIGVDGSASNDGSNLMQEVRAAFLLQRARYGVAKVSHKDALRWATKGSAACVGRPELGEIAVGKAADLALFRLDELRFSGHGDPLAALVLCGAHRADRVMVAGQWAVIDGAIPGLDVPDLIRRHSSAARAMQAG; encoded by the coding sequence ATGAGCGATGCAAAGCCGATCTGGATCAGGGATCCCCTCGCCATCCTCGCTGATGGTGCCGAGCGCGGGATCGTGGTGAGTGATGGCCGGATTGTCGAGCTCGTGCCGGCCGGCGGCAGGCCTGCGACGGCGAATGTCGCGGTGTTCGACGCGGGCGAGCATGTCGTGCTGCCGGGCCTGATCAACACGCATCATCATTTCTACCAGACGCTGACGCGGGCGCTGCCGGTGGCGATGGACCGCGAGCTGTTTCCCTGGCTCCAGGCGCTCTATCCGGTGTGGGCGAGGATGACGCCTGAAGCACTCGAGCTCGGCGTCACCGTGGCGATGTCCGAGCTCCTGCTCTCGGGCTGCACCACCACAACGGATCACCACTATGTGTTCCCGGCGGGACTCGAGGAGTCCGTCGATATCGAGGTCGCAGTCGCAAAACGGCTCGGTGTCCGGGTGCTGCTCACGCGCGGTTCGATGAACCTGTCGCAGCGCGACGGCGGCCTGCCGCCTGACAGCGTCGTACAGGACGAGGACACGATCCTCGCCGACAGCGCGCGGGTGGTTGCAAAGCATCACCAGCGCGGCGCGGATGCGATGGTGCAGATCGCGCTGGCGCCATGTTCACCATTCTCGGTCACGACGTCCCTGATGCGCGCCACCGCCGATCTCGCCGACAAGCTGCACGTGCGACTGCACACCCATCTCGCCGAGACCGAGGACGAGAACAAATTCTGCCAGCAGATGTATGGCTGCCGCCCGCTCGACTATCTCGAGCAATGCGGCTGGCTCAATGCGCGGACCTGGCTCGCCCATGGCATCTTCTTCAATGCGGAGGAAATGAAGCGGCTCGGCAAGGCGAAGACGACCATTAGCCATTGCGCGTGCAGCAACCAGATTCTGGCGTCGGGCTGCTGCCCGGTGTGCGAGATGGAGGAGGCCGGTGTCGGTATCGGCATCGGCGTCGACGGCTCGGCCTCGAACGACGGATCGAATTTGATGCAGGAGGTGCGGGCGGCGTTCCTGCTGCAGCGGGCGCGCTACGGAGTGGCCAAGGTCAGCCACAAGGATGCGCTGCGCTGGGCCACCAAGGGCTCGGCGGCCTGCGTCGGCCGGCCGGAGCTGGGCGAGATCGCCGTCGGCAAGGCCGCCGATCTCGCCCTGTTCAGGCTCGACGAGCTACGCTTCTCCGGTCACGGCGATCCGCTGGCCGCGCTGGTGCTGTGCGGGGCGCATCGGGCCGACAGGGTGATGGTGGCGGGACAATGGGCCGTGATCGACGGCGCGATCCCGGGACTGGATGTTCCCGATCTCATTCGCCGCCACAGTTCCGCGGCGCGGGCGATGCAGGCGGGATAA
- a CDS encoding ABC transporter permease yields MELVEAIILAVLAASTPLLIAATGELVTERSGVLNLGVEGMMIVGAACGFAGAWLTGSIFIGALFGIVAGTLMSLVFALMTLGLAVNQVATGLALTILGVGLSGLIGAGFVGERITPAMHLYIPSLTDMPLIGRVLFGEDAFVYFSIALVIGVWWFLYRTRAGLILRACGDNHVSAHALGYPVLRIRTFAVIFGGACAGLAGAYLPLAYTPFFIPGMTAGRGWIALALVVFSSWRPGRLVVGAYLFGAVTILQLHAQGWGVGIPSQFMSALPYLATVIVLVLLSRARTGGSTAPAALGTVFVPDR; encoded by the coding sequence GTGGAACTGGTTGAAGCCATCATCCTCGCGGTGCTCGCCGCATCCACGCCGCTCCTGATCGCGGCGACCGGCGAGCTCGTGACCGAGCGCTCCGGCGTGCTCAATCTCGGCGTCGAGGGCATGATGATCGTCGGTGCGGCCTGCGGTTTTGCGGGTGCGTGGCTCACCGGATCGATCTTCATCGGCGCGCTGTTCGGCATCGTCGCGGGCACGCTGATGTCGCTGGTGTTCGCGCTGATGACGCTCGGGCTCGCCGTCAACCAGGTTGCAACGGGTCTCGCGCTGACCATCCTCGGCGTCGGCCTGTCCGGCCTGATCGGCGCGGGCTTCGTCGGCGAGCGCATCACGCCCGCGATGCACCTCTATATTCCCAGCCTCACGGACATGCCGCTGATTGGCCGGGTGTTGTTCGGCGAGGACGCCTTCGTCTATTTCTCCATCGCACTCGTCATCGGCGTCTGGTGGTTCCTGTACCGCACGCGGGCGGGTTTGATCCTCCGCGCCTGCGGCGACAACCATGTCTCCGCGCATGCGCTCGGCTACCCCGTGCTGCGCATCCGCACCTTCGCCGTGATATTCGGCGGCGCCTGCGCAGGCCTCGCCGGCGCCTATCTGCCGCTCGCCTACACGCCGTTCTTCATTCCCGGCATGACCGCGGGCCGCGGCTGGATCGCGCTGGCACTGGTCGTGTTTTCGTCCTGGCGGCCGGGCCGGCTCGTGGTCGGCGCCTACCTGTTCGGCGCGGTGACGATCCTGCAACTGCACGCGCAGGGCTGGGGCGTCGGCATTCCCTCGCAGTTCATGTCGGCGCTGCCTTACCTCGCAACCGTCATCGTTCTGGTCCTGCTCTCACGCGCGCGCACCGGCGGCTCGACCGCGCCGGCCGCACTCGGCACCGTGTTCGTGCCCGACCGCTGA
- the uraD gene encoding 2-oxo-4-hydroxy-4-carboxy-5-ureidoimidazoline decarboxylase has protein sequence MAQISLADLNAADKAGFIAVLANVVEYSPWIAEKLAEQRPFAGINRLHSALMAAIQAAEPDVQLALIRAHPDLANKTQRAAGLTVESTDEQNSAGLDRLSDAEYAAFERVNNAYREKFGFPYIVCVRRHTRDSVLRDFETRLRNIAKTETRRAIEEIGRISALRLDQLVVADDKLKVHGRLSTHVLDNHAGKPAAGIPVELVELANLGESRVIARAVTNADGRTDQPLIGGRPLPISRYELRFSVAKYYSERNVPLSDPPFLDEIPLRFAISEPESHYHVPLLVTPWSYSTYRGS, from the coding sequence ATGGCGCAAATCTCGCTCGCCGATCTCAATGCTGCTGATAAGGCCGGCTTTATCGCGGTCCTTGCCAACGTCGTCGAATATTCGCCCTGGATTGCGGAGAAACTCGCCGAGCAGCGGCCGTTCGCCGGTATCAACCGGTTGCACTCAGCGCTGATGGCGGCGATCCAGGCTGCCGAACCCGACGTGCAGCTCGCGCTGATCCGGGCGCATCCGGATCTCGCCAACAAGACCCAGCGTGCCGCGGGCCTCACGGTGGAGTCGACCGACGAGCAGAACAGCGCCGGCCTCGACCGTCTCTCAGATGCAGAATACGCCGCGTTCGAGCGCGTCAACAATGCGTACCGCGAAAAATTCGGCTTCCCCTATATCGTCTGTGTGCGCCGTCACACCAGGGATTCCGTGTTGCGCGACTTCGAGACGCGGTTGCGCAATATCGCCAAGACCGAGACGCGGCGCGCGATCGAGGAGATCGGCCGCATCTCCGCGCTGCGGCTCGATCAGCTTGTCGTCGCCGACGACAAGCTGAAAGTGCACGGCCGGCTCTCAACTCATGTGCTGGACAATCACGCCGGAAAGCCTGCAGCCGGCATTCCGGTGGAGCTCGTCGAGCTTGCGAATCTCGGTGAGAGCCGCGTCATCGCGCGCGCCGTGACCAATGCCGATGGCCGCACCGACCAGCCGCTGATCGGCGGCCGTCCGCTGCCGATCAGCCGCTACGAGCTTCGCTTCAGCGTTGCCAAATATTATTCCGAGCGCAACGTGCCGCTGTCAGACCCGCCGTTCCTCGACGAGATCCCGCTGCGCTTTGCGATCAGCGAGCCGGAAAGCCACTACCACGTGCCGCTGCTGGTCACGCCGTGGAGCTACTCGACCTATCGCGGAAGTTAA
- a CDS encoding ABC transporter ATP-binding protein, with the protein MLDQTSNDLHSGEPPLLQTIGLTKRYGDFLANDSISIEIQPKQIHALLGENGAGKSTLVKAIYGLIQPSAGEIRWQGHPIVLSGPSEARSRGIGMVFQHFSLFDNLTVAENVALGLDGRESFKDMSARLEQVSKTYGLPLDPRREVWQLSVGERQRIEIVRALMQDPKFLILDEPTAVLTPQEADQLFIVLERLKAEGRAILYISHKLEEVKRLCDTATILRGGKKVETCNPRLETAASLARMMVGGEIREVKAPAGRKTTVPRLVINDLSLAPSEAHGVRLEHISFELKGGEILGIAGVAGNGQDELFAALSGERLSNDPGTVVIEGIAAGHLSITRRRKLGAAFVPEERLGHGTAPRMKLSENALLTGHAASGMVHHGFIDTAATLKTVDRATETFDVRKAKRDPEAASLSGGNLQKFIVGREILRNPAVLVVSQPTWGVDAGAAAVIRQALLDLATAGAAVLVTSQDLDELAEIADRIAVMFHGRLSAPLATSEATREKLGLLMGGSSLEPKEAAHAVGA; encoded by the coding sequence ATGTTAGATCAGACGTCCAACGACCTGCATTCCGGCGAGCCCCCTCTGCTTCAGACGATCGGGCTCACCAAGCGCTATGGTGATTTCCTCGCCAACGACTCCATCAGCATCGAGATCCAGCCGAAACAGATCCATGCCCTGCTCGGCGAGAACGGCGCCGGCAAGTCGACGCTGGTCAAAGCGATCTACGGGCTGATCCAGCCCAGCGCCGGCGAGATCCGCTGGCAGGGCCACCCCATCGTGCTGTCGGGTCCGTCAGAGGCGCGCAGCCGCGGCATCGGCATGGTGTTCCAGCATTTCTCGCTGTTCGACAATCTCACGGTCGCCGAGAACGTCGCGCTCGGCCTCGACGGCAGGGAATCCTTCAAGGACATGTCGGCGCGGCTGGAGCAGGTGTCGAAGACCTACGGCCTTCCGCTCGATCCCAGGCGCGAGGTCTGGCAACTCTCGGTCGGCGAGCGCCAGCGCATCGAGATCGTCCGCGCGCTGATGCAGGATCCGAAATTCCTGATCCTGGACGAGCCGACCGCCGTGCTGACACCGCAGGAGGCCGACCAGCTTTTCATCGTGCTGGAACGCCTCAAGGCCGAAGGCCGCGCCATCCTCTACATCAGCCACAAGCTGGAGGAGGTGAAGCGGCTCTGCGACACCGCCACGATCCTGCGCGGCGGCAAGAAGGTCGAGACCTGCAATCCCCGGCTCGAGACCGCGGCCTCGCTCGCGCGGATGATGGTCGGCGGCGAGATCAGGGAAGTGAAGGCACCGGCAGGCCGGAAGACCACCGTGCCGCGACTCGTCATCAACGACCTTTCACTCGCGCCGAGCGAGGCGCATGGCGTGCGGCTCGAGCACATCTCGTTCGAGCTGAAGGGCGGCGAGATCCTCGGCATCGCCGGCGTCGCCGGCAACGGCCAGGACGAGTTGTTCGCCGCGCTCTCCGGCGAGCGCCTGTCGAACGACCCCGGCACCGTCGTGATCGAAGGCATCGCCGCCGGCCACCTCTCGATCACCCGGCGCCGCAAGCTGGGCGCGGCCTTCGTCCCGGAGGAACGGCTCGGCCACGGCACCGCGCCGCGCATGAAGCTGTCGGAGAACGCGCTACTGACCGGGCACGCCGCCAGCGGCATGGTCCATCACGGCTTCATCGACACCGCGGCGACACTAAAGACCGTGGACCGCGCCACCGAAACGTTCGACGTGCGCAAGGCCAAGCGGGATCCGGAAGCGGCGAGCCTGTCCGGCGGCAATCTGCAGAAGTTCATCGTCGGCCGCGAGATCCTGCGCAACCCCGCGGTGCTGGTGGTGAGCCAGCCGACCTGGGGCGTCGATGCCGGCGCCGCCGCCGTGATCCGCCAGGCGCTGCTTGATCTCGCAACCGCAGGCGCCGCCGTGCTCGTCACCAGCCAGGATCTCGACGAGCTCGCGGAGATCGCCGATCGGATCGCCGTGATGTTCCACGGCCGGCTGTCGGCGCCGCTTGCAACAAGCGAAGCCACGCGCGAAAAACTCGGCCTGTTGATGGGGGGCAGCAGCCTGGAGCCGAAGGAGGCCGCGCATGCAGTTGGTGCTTGA